In the Tribolium castaneum strain GA2 chromosome 1, icTriCast1.1, whole genome shotgun sequence genome, one interval contains:
- the zfh2 gene encoding zinc finger homeobox protein 4 isoform X3, which yields MPTLSAATELSLGGRTSRQNHHSDSAAAAMSPEQEASPPPAAPGASPPPPPPTRLPSPAMSHQDTSDVEQFSGKIVYNPDGSAYIIEDSESDGESQPVVPEVVPPLQAVYVSRLLRQAARPTELPAVHSYRVVALRDARPPRPASVPVKPILMCFVCKLSFGFARSFANHAQAEHGVTLKENEREVLAADCSAILQCVGAEKRPVVSLLEPLGPSQENHQQASVTTVHNRQEGPSPHSETPPCSSSRNTPGKSPSPPFAPPPAFMTGTTIGVCPEHLQGRPSGVECARCEMILASGRLGPAGLANVHSRNSCKTLKCPKCNWHYKYQETLEIHMKEKHPEAETSCIYCIAGQPHPRLARGETYTCGYKPYRCEVCNYSTTTKGNLSIHMQSDKHLNNMQELQNGGAPNTESRQSSPKAPPLHHSPVSSGHKPKPNFRCDVCNYETNVARNLRIHMTSEKHTHNMLVLQQNVKHMQTLSALHHQHPPQQHMEGLYGMYPLGDKPEAALADMAYNQALLIQMMTGGQLPGPDMSAHSDLGLNPETMEPPPEPADPDPDRTYQCCVCNVFSSDSLEELGRHLGQDRTRLREQEILAMVAGHYVCKLCTYKTNLKANFQLHCKTDKHLQRLQHVNHVKEGGPRNEWKLKYASAPGGVQIRCNACDYYTNSAHKLQLHAAAGRHDAGVALLKHLVERCAALRQDQPRVFHCSLCGFSAANRLPLLQHVRSLKHLHMEQLHQLQRRAEGKENSPDIGEVFHVVPGPIDQQKTPERRDSVNSDLSQVDSSRDPIKSEPREDNEEPSSESSPQHHVCPYCEYSSDSEMRIQAHVLAQHGTSASTDSHAFQCPLCQDSFKERSSLERHVMQIHSVNSEGLQRLLMLVDQSHWLNSGANPHVSPTSVSSKDSKQEHEKSDEGLLSPSEDNNELEAERCGTCFKTFKNIDELCLHQNETGHLEIKQTPSGPGYVCWKKGCNQFFPTANTLQMHFKDVHAKNSITNMSVSEKHVYKYRCNQCSLAFKTLEKLQLHSQYHMIRDATKCVLCGRSFRSLVALHKHVESVHSELTDEELSAYKQSLMNNPLLLAGLQGQVLDSSTNDILKKESLVGEEEPMECDDSKEMNTSHDDSNQNDGENSDDSIIYKDQQFLEDYLNSQAIAEDSYNDPNRKYKCHRCKVAFTRQSYLTAHNKTLLHRKGEKLSYPMEKYLDPNRPYKCDVCKESFTQKNILLVHYNSVSHLHKLKRAMQEQQNNNNNPAVSPVIGNQAQNLTLTPKSTSSEEDDKKRYRCNICKVAYTQGSTLDIHMRSVLHQTRASKLQDLAMAGQIDLSKPLIEQPDALQSPKQSSPVPGGGEKTSPTPGSPGTAGSQGMMSCPKCGAVFGSQEQLSAHQQLYCMFAAPMAIFQSAQEPGQAKSPPPGEHEDAVLRLSMPKKTGSHMYKHLLESFGFDLVMQYNESHQRRHQRQEEKARTPPPEQPPEAKAEDDAESTLPEVSRSTCQHCNKEFSSVWVLKSHCEEVHKDLVPLEFLEQYAQQFKNEYEKKTVVVTAATSSTINSQPRVATPAVSSPGADATPEKDDESKDALHAKLSLQTPPEAASTAPSTPTSSTTPASSTDSLPANIQAMIAQTMQNPMALAQQMTEMQAALNVMHLQQLNLNPMMQMMGMGLPLGLNALAAMNLQPPLVPLMMPPPPYDPMAQFGPQDQQAMMAKQQAMMQQQAAVNAAANQKRARTRITDDQLKILRAHFDINNSPSEEQIHEMASQSGLPPKVIKHWFRNTLFKERQRNKDSPYNFNNPPSTTLNLEEYEKTGEAKVMPLNSSGSSTEDTSKKSTTPDTKEIKTEKEEPSDEPQKFEDKPQETIDEKPNIFNLPPQSPATSVASSDNLNLSQVSAPSTPNNLTLTSIIASQLGDTLTTSTPAMNMSTSTTHHGLTSPMLPPPKLNQQNFPNPNNLQAMLPLTPNRCLSPNRDYNNQSQGSCGSTGKRANRTRFTDYQIKVLQEFFENNAYPKDDDLEYLSKLLNLSPRVIVVWFQNARQKARKVYENQPAAEPAPGIGDESGANRFQRTPGLNYQCKKCLLVFQRYYELIRHQKTHCFKEEDAKRSAQAQAAAAQIAAVLSSEDSNSSTIVEQSQQQQQQNNIQHSPQLQNPSQSPIQPNPSTTPTSNSGTYPSSPSASDNNKEGTFQCDKCNLVFPRFDLWREHQLVHIMNPNLFPTYPPDSPFGILQQHAQLQQLNANLGDMAKNSGQNIQHPLMNMLNNVAGPKRKLEEFEVESDTSDQPKDKRLRTTILPEQLDYLYQKYQIESNPSRKMLENIAREVGLKKRVVQVWFQNTRARERKGQFRAHAQVINKRCPFCPALFKVKSALESHLTTKHAARGEVNIDALPDEEVSLESSPSLSSGGDNKFQQNPNMMPPLFPTLHPDMENSIKKYYEESMKRYISELQAHASSSNGDKSEIKSGKEEGEIPLDLSKPVDLSRPMKVSLDHERTICDPGPLTDLSERSLCDERSDSMSETTEIFDDESNPTSPASSTQSNTQRHHNNTGTKRFRTQMSSIQVKVMKSLFSDYKTPTMAECEMLGREIGLPKRVVQVWFQNARAKEKKSKIALQKVLGAPDSDNPVLPEDCKFCNFKYSHKYSIQDHIFTKSHIANVKMHLENTSKENEGEFTVPPLPGASSVSADSTTNPPQNLNNNTHLQLLQMAGMQVQKGEQEENSETLFQQLYALGNNANYGVQNQYMHHSMFGANAYDASQCDYGPILASMAKGEPEDCF from the exons ATGCCCACATTGTCCGCGGCGACTGAGCTGAGTCTCGGCGGCCGCACCTCGCGGCAGAATCACCATTCCGACTCCGCCGCCGCCGCGATGAGTCCCGAACAGGAGGCGAGTCCGCCGCCGGCAGCGCCCGGAGCatcgccgccgccgccgcccccAACCCGTCTGCCATCGCCCGCGATGTCCCACCAAGACACCTCGGACGTGGAGCAGTTCTCCGGCAAGATCGTCTACAACCCGGACGGTTCCGCTTACATCATCGAGGACTCGGAGAGCGACGGCGAAAGCCAACCCGTCGTCCCCGAGGTGGTGCCACCGCTTCAAGCCGTCTACGTCTCCCGTTTACTCCGGCAAGCTGCCCGCCCCACTGAACTGCCCGCCGTGCACAGCTACCGCGTGGTGGCGCTGCGCGACGCCCGCCCCCCACGGCCCGCCTCCGTGCCCGTCAAACCCATCCTCATGTGTTTCGTTTGCAAGCTGAGTTTTGGCTTTGCGAGGTCTTTTGCCAATCATGCCCAGGCTGAACATGGGGTGACGTTAAAAGAGAATGAAAGAGAAGTGTTGGCGGCGGACTGTTCGGCGATTTTGCAATGTGTGGGGGCGGAAAAAAGGCCAGTGGTGTCACTGTTGGAGCCTTTGGGTCCCAGTCAGGAGAACCACCAGCAGGCGTCGGTGACGACGGTGCATAATAGACAAGAAGGACCGTCGCCGCATTCGGAAACACCACCGTGCTCATCGTCGAGGAATACTCCAGGAAAATCGCCGTCGCCACCTTTTGCACCACCTCCGGCGTTTATGACGGGAACCACGATAGGTGTCTGTCCGGAGCATCTCCAAGGACGACCATCGGGAGTCGAGTGTGCCAGATGTGAAATGATTTTAGCATCGGGAAGACTGGGACCAGCAGGTTTAGCTAATGTCCACAGCAGGAATTCCTGCAAGACTCTCAAATGCCCGAAATGCAATTGGCATTACAAATACCAAGAGACTCTCGAGATACACATGAAGGAAAAACATCCCGAAGCTGAAACTAGTTGTATTTATTGCATAGCCGGCCAACCTCACCCTCGATTAGCTCGGGGAGAAACCTACACCTGTGGGTACAAACCGTACCGCTGCGAAGTCTGTAATTATTCAACGACGACCAAAGGCAACCTCAGCATCCACATGCAATCCGACAAACACCTCAACAACATGCAAGAACTCCAAAACGGGGGCGCCCCCAACACAGAATCGCGGCAATCATCCCCAAAAGCACCCCCTCTGCACCACTCTCCGGTCAGTTCCGGCCACAAACCCAAACCCAACTTCCGGTGCGACGTCTGCAACTACGAAACGAACGTAGCTCGCAACCTCCGCATCCACATGACTTCAGAAAAACACACCCACAACATGTTAGTCCTCCAACAGAACGTCAAACACATGCAAACCCTCTCCGCGTTGCACCACCAACACCCTCCTCAACAGCACATGGAGGGCCTCTACGGCATGTACCCCCTGGGGGACAAACCCGAGGCGGCCCTCGCCGACATGGCCTACAACCAAGCCCTCTTAATCCAAATGATGACCGGTGGCCAACTGCCGGGCCCCGATATGTCGGCCCACTCGGACCTGGGGCTCAACCCCGAGACCATGGAACCGCCCCCCGAGCCCGCCGACCCCGACCCGGACCGCACCTACCAATGCTGCGTGTGCAACGTCTTCTCCAGCGACAGCCTCGAGGAGCTGGGCCGGCACCTGGGGCAGGACCGGACCCGCCTCCGGGAGCAGGAGATCCTCGCCATGGTGGCCGGTCACTACGTGTGTAAATTATGCACGTACAAGACCAACCTGAAGGCCAACTTCCAGCTGCACTGCAAGACTGATAAACACCTCCAGCGGCTCCAGCATGTCAACCACGTGAAAGAGGGAGGACCGAGGAACGAGTGGAAGTTGAAGTACGCGTCGGCTCCGGGCGGCGTGCAAATCCGATGTAACGCGTGCGATTATTACACGAATTCGGCGCATAAGTTGCAGTTGCATGCGGCGGCGGGACGTCACGACGCCGGCGTTGCGCTGCTGAAGCACCTGGTGGAGCGGTGCGCGGCTTTGAGACAGGACCAACCGAGAGTGTTTCATTGTTCCTTGTGCGGGTTTTCGGCGGCGAATCGGCTGCCGCTATTGCAGCACGTGCGATCGTTGAAACATCTACACATGGAACAGCTACACCAGTTACAGAGACGAGCCGAAGGAAAAGAGAATTCGCCCGATATCGGAGAGGTGTTCCACGTCGTGCCAGGACCGATCGACCAGCAGAAAACGCCCG AGCGTCGCGACAGCGTAAACTCGGATCTCAGTCAAGTCGACTCCAGCCGCGACCCCATCAAATCCGAACCTCGCGAAGACAACGAAGAGCCCTCATCCGAATCCTCTCCTCAGCACCACGTGTGTCCCTATTGCGAGTACAGCAGCGATTCGGAGATGCGCATCCAGGCGCACGTCCTCGCCCAGCACGGCACCAGCGCTTCCACGGACTCGCACGCGTTCCAGTGCCCCCTCTGCCAGGACTCCTTCAAGGAGCGCTCCAGCCTCGAGCGCCACGTGATGCAAATCCACTCGGTGAACTCGGAGGGGTTGCAGCGGCTGCTGATGCTCGTCGACCAGAGCCACTGGCTCAACAGCGGCGCCAACCCCCACGTCTCCCCCACGTCGGTGTCTTCCAAGGACTCGAAGCAGGAGCACGAGAAGAGCGACGAGGGCCTGCTGTCGCCGAGCGAGGACAACAACGAGCTCGAGGCGGAGCGCTGCGGGACGTGCTTCaagacgttcaagaatatcgACGAGTTGTGTCTACACCAGAACGAGACGGGGCACCTGGAGATCAAGCAGACGCCGTCGGGGCCGGGATACGTGTGTTGGAAGAAAGGGTGCAATCAGTTTTTTCCGACGGCCAACACGCTGCAGATGCATTTCAAAGACGTGCATGCGAAAAATTCCATCACGAATATGTCGGTGTCGGAGAAGCACGTGTATAAATATCGGTGCAACCAGTGTTCGTTGGCGTTTAAGACTTTGGAGAAGTTGCAATTGCATTCGCAGTACCATATGATCAGAGATGCGACCAAGTGTGTACTGTGTGGGAGGAGTTTTAGGTCGCTGGTGGCTTTGCACAAGCATGTCGAGAGTGTTCATTCGGAATTGACTGACGAAGAACTGAGTGCGTATAAACAGAGTTTGATGAATAATCCGCTGCTTTTGGCCGGATTACAAGGACAAGTTTTGGATAGTTCGACGAacgatattttgaaaaaggaGTCGCTTGTTGGGGAAGAAGAGCCAATGGAATGCGACGACAGTAAAGAGATGAATACCAGCCACGACGATAGTAATCAAAACGATGGGGAAAATTCGGATGATAGTATTATTTATAAAGATCAACAGTTCCTAGAAGACTACCTGAATAGTCAAGCGATCGCTGAAGATAGTTACAACGATCCGAATAGAAAATACAAATGTCACCGTTGTAAAGTAGCGTTCACGAGACAAAGTTATTTGACCGCTCATAATAAAACCCTTCTACACCGAAAAGgtgaaaaattgagttatccGATGGAAAAGTACCTGGACCCTAATAGGCCTTACAAATGCGACGTTTGTAAAGAAAGTTTcacgcaaaaaaatatactcCTAGTCCATTACAATTCAGTTAGTCATTTGCACAAATTAAAGCGAGCGATGCAAGAAcaacaaaacaacaataataaccCGGCTGTGTCCCCCGTCATAGGAAATCAAGCTCAGAATTTGACTCTGACACCTAAAAGTACTTCGAGCGAAGAAGACGACAAGAAGAGGTACCGATGCAATATCTGCAAAGTGGCGTACACGCAAGGAAGTACTCTGGACATTCATATGAGGAGTGTTTTGCATCAAACGCGTGCTAGTAAACTGCAGGACTTGGCGATGGCAGGGCAGATAGACCTCTCGAAGCCGTTGATCGAGCAGCCCGATGCCTTGCAGTCTCCGAAACAAAGCAGCCCCGTCCCGGGTGGAGGGGAGAAGACATCTCCCACCCCGGGTTCACCTGGGACAGCAGGTAGCCAAGGGATGATGAGCTGTCCGAAATGCGGTGCCGTTTTCGGTTCGCAAGAGCAGTTGAGTGCACACCAGCAGCTGTACTGCATGTTTGCGGCGCCGATGGCCATCTTTCAATCGGCGCAAGAGCCTGGCCAGGCCAAAAGTCCGCCTCCTGGGGAACACGAGGACGCCGTCCTCCGACTAAGCATGCCCAAGAAGACGGGCTCACACATGTACAAGCACTTGCTGGAAAGCTTCGGCTTCGACTTGGTGATGCAATATAACGAGAGCCACCAGCGGCGCCATCAGCGCCAAGAGGAGAAGGCCCGCACGCCGCCCCCGGAGCAGCCCCCCGAGGCCAAAGCCGAGGACGACGCCGAAAGCACCTTACCCGAAGTAAGTAGATCCACGTGCCAACATTGCAATAAAGAGTTCTCTAGCGTGTGGGTGTTAAAGTCTCACTGTGAAGAAGTACACAAAGATTTAGTGCCACTAGAATTCTTAGAACAGTATGCCCAACAGTTCAAGAACGAATACGAAAAGAAAACGGTGGTTGTGACGGCGGCGACGTCTTCGACGATAAACAGCCAGCCCCGGGTCGCGACGCCCGCCGTCTCCAGTCCGGGCGCCGACGCCACGCCGGAAAAGGACGACGAGTCCAAAGACGCTTTGCACGCCAAGCTTAGCCTGCAGACACCCCCGGAGGCGGCCTCCACGGCGCCGTCGACGCCGACGTCGTCGACGACGCCGGCGAGCAGCACCGACTCGCTGCCGGCCAACATTCAAGCGATGATCGCGCAAACGATGCAAAATCCGATGGCCTTAGCCCAACAAATGACAGAAATGCAAGCTGCTCTCAACGTTATGCACTTGCAACAGCTCAATTTAAATCCCATGATGCAAATGATGGGCATGGGGCTGCCTCTAGGGCTCAATGCTCTCGCAGCGATGAATCTCCAGCCGCCGCTAGTGCCCCTTATGATGCCGCCGCCTCCCTACGATCCCATGGCGCAATTCGGACCGCAAGACCAGCAGGCGATGATGGCCAAGCAGCAGGCGATGATGCAGCAACAAGCG GCCGTTAACGCTGCTGCGAATCAGAAGCGCGCAAGAACGCGCATCACCGACGATCAGTTGAAAATTTTGCGAGCGCACTTCGACATAAACAACTCACCATCAGAGGAACAGATCCATGAGATGGCATCGCAGAGCGGCCTTCCGCCCAAAGTCATAAAGCATTGGTTCAGAAACACGCTCTTCAAAGAGAGACAACGAAACAAAGACAGCCCGTACAACTTCAACAACCCGCCTTCGACCACACTCAATCTGGAAGAATACGAAAAGACCGGAGAAGCCAAAGTCATGCCTTTAAACAGCTCCGGGAGCTCCACGGAAGACACGAGTAAAAAAAGCACCACTCCGGACACGAAAGAAATCAAAACCGAAAAAGAAGAACCCTCAGATGAACCGCAAAAATTTGAAGACAAACCCCAAGAAACCATCGACGAAAAACCCAACATTTTCAATCTCCCACCCCAAAGTCCCGCAACCTCGGTCGCAAGTTCAGACAATCTCAACCTGTCGCAAGTCAGTGCCCCTTCCACTCCTAACAACCTAACCCTAACTTCAATCATCGCGTCACAACTCGGGGACACTCTCACCACAAGCACCCCAGCAATGAACATGTCGACATCGACCACCCATCATGGGCTAACAAGTCCAATGCTACCACCACCAAAACTCAATCAGCAAAATTTTCCCAACCCCAACAACCTTCAAGCCATGCTCCCCCTAACCCCAAACCGATGTCTCAGTCCGAATCGCGACTACAATAACCAAAGTCAAGGTTCGTGCGGCTCCACCGGCAAAAGGGCAAACAGGACGAGATTCACCGACTATCAAATCAAAGTGTTGCaagaatttttcgaaaacaacGCTTATCCCAAAGATGACGATCTTGAATATTTATCGAAATTATTGAATTTGAGTCCCAGAGTGATTGTCGTTTGGTTCCAAAACGCCAGACAGAAGGCACGAAAAGTCTACGAGAACCAACCGGCAGCTGAACCAGCACCCGGAATCGGAGACGAAAGCGGTGCCAATCGATTTCAGCGCACACCGGGACTGAACTATCAGTGCAAAAAATGCCTCCTCGTGTTCCAAAGATACTACGAATTGATCCGACACCAAAAAACCCACTGTTTTAAAGAAGAAGATGCGAAGAGATCGGCGCAAGCACAGGCTGCCGCAGCCCAAATTGCCGCTGTTTTGAGTTCCGAAGATTCGAATTCGAGTACAATCGTCGAACAGTCGCAACAACAGCAACAACAAAACAACATCCAACACAGTCCTCAGCTACAAAACCCATCGCAAAGTCCCATCCAACCCAATCCTTCAACAACCCCTACTTCGAACAGTGGTACCTATCCGTCGTCACCATCAGCGAGCGACAATAACAAAGAGGGTACCTTTCAATGCGACAAGTGCAATCTGGTTTTTCCCCGATTTGATTTATGGCGGGAACACCAACTCGTTCACATCATGAATCCGAATTTATTTCCGACATATCCTCCCGATTCCCCTTTTGGGATTCTCCAACAGCACGCCCAACTGCAACAGTTGAACGCGAATCTGGGGGACATGGCCAAAAATTCGGGACAGAATATTCAACATCCGCTGATGAACATGTTGAATAATGTGGCGGGGCCAAAGCGGAAGCTCGAGGAGTTTGAGGTTGAGAGCGATACTTCCGATCAGCCGAAAGATAAAAGATTGAGAACGACAATTTTGCCCGAACAGTTGGACTATCTGTACCAAAAGTACCAAATCGAGAGTAACCCTTCGAGGAAAATGTTGGAGAACATTGCACGAGAAGTCGGGTTAAAAAAAAGAGTGGTGCAAGTTTGGTTTCAGAACACGAGGGCTAGGGAACGAAAAGGGCAATTTCGGGCGCATGCACAAGTAATCAACAAGCGATGCCCCTTTTGCCCCGCACTATTCAAAGTGAAATCAGCGCTAGAGTCTCATTTGACGACGAAACATGCGGCTAGAGGGGAAGTCAACATTGACGCCCTCCCCGATGAGGAAGTTAGTCTAGAGTCGTCTCCTAGTCTTAGTTCAGGTGGTGACAACAAGTTCCAACAAAATCCGAATATGATGCCCCCACTTTTTCCCACTTTGCACCCAGATATGGAAAACTCCATCAAAAAGTATTACGAGGAGAGTATGAAACGCTACATTAGCGAACTGCAAGCGCACGCTTCGTCCTCAAATGGTGATAAAAGTGAAATCAAATCAGGGAAAGAAGAGGGAGAGATTCCTCTTGATCTGTCGAAACCTGTGGATTTATCGCGACCGATGAAAGTCTCACTAGACCACGAACGAACAATTTGTGATCCTGGCCCTTTGACCGATTTAAGCGAACGGTCACTCTGTGACGAACGAAGCGATTCGATGTCTGAAACCACCGAAATTTTCGACGACGAAAGCAACCCCACGTCCCCCGCCAGCAGCACCCAAAGTAACACTCAACGCCACCACAACAACACCGGCACCAAGCGATTTCGCACCCAAATGTCCTCCATCCAAGTCAAAGTTATGAAATCCCTTTTCTCCGACTACAAGACTCCCACAATGGCCGAATGCGAGATGTTAGGCCGCGAAATTGGACTCCCCAAACGCGTCGTTCAGGTGTGGTTCCAAAACGCGCGCGCTAAAGAGAAGAAGAGTAAAATCGCCCTGCAGAAAGTGCTCGGAGCCCCCGATTCCGACAACCCGGTCCTTCCCGAAGACTGCAAGTTTTGCAACTTCAAATACTCGCACAAGTACTCCATCCAAGACCACATTTTCACCAAGAGCCACATTGCTAACGTTAAAATGCATCTGGAGAACACGAGTAAGGAGAACGAGGGCGAGTTCACGGTGCCCCCGCTTCCTGGGGCGTCCTCAGTCAGTGCAGACTCGACGACGAATCCTCCACAAAACCTCAACAACAACACCCACCTCCAACTCCTCCAAATGGCCGGGATGCAAGTCCAGAAGGGAGAACAGGAAGAAAATTCCGAGACGTTATTCCAGCAGTTGTACGCGTTGGGGAATAACGCCAACTACGGGGTACAAAACCAGTACATGCACCATTCCATGTTCGGGGCTAACG